A genomic region of Sideroxydans sp. CL21 contains the following coding sequences:
- the atpD gene encoding F0F1 ATP synthase subunit beta, which produces MEDKTAISNCGIVVSVRGSVVDIRFDGRLPPIYSLLHAGSDNQISIEVLSQLDAYRVRGIALTPTQGLARGTVVTDTGGPLQAPVGKAILSRMFDVFGNVIDRHPPPSGIEWRSVHNAPPPLARRSTKSEVFETGIKVIDVLAPLERGGKAGLFGGAGVGKTVLLTEMIHNMVGHHEGVSIFCGIGERCREGEELYRDMKEAGVLPNMVMVFGQMNEPPGSRFRVGHAALTMAEYFRDDEHRDVLLLIDNIFRFIQAGSEISGLMGQMPSRLGYQPTMGTELSGLEERIANTDTGAITSIQAVYVPADDFTDPAAVHTFSHLSASIVLSRKRASEGLYPAIDPLQSGSKMATPGIVGERHYALAQEIRNTLAQYDDLKDIIAMLGLEQLSATDRAVVARARRLERFLTQPFYTTEQFSGIKGKLVSLKDALDGCERILRDEFKDVPEGALYMIGSVDEALQKVEADQPLSAAGKQPVVAT; this is translated from the coding sequence ATGGAAGACAAGACTGCCATATCCAATTGCGGCATAGTCGTCTCGGTTCGTGGCAGTGTCGTCGATATCCGGTTCGACGGCCGTTTGCCGCCGATCTATTCGCTCCTGCATGCCGGATCGGACAATCAGATCTCCATTGAAGTTCTTTCCCAGCTCGATGCGTATCGTGTGCGCGGCATTGCGCTGACACCCACGCAAGGCCTCGCCCGCGGAACGGTGGTAACAGACACCGGAGGGCCGCTACAGGCGCCCGTCGGCAAAGCGATACTCTCGCGCATGTTCGACGTGTTCGGCAATGTCATCGACCGCCATCCTCCACCCTCCGGCATCGAATGGCGCAGCGTACACAACGCTCCGCCTCCTCTGGCGCGACGCTCAACCAAATCCGAGGTTTTCGAGACCGGCATCAAGGTCATCGATGTGCTGGCTCCGCTGGAGCGCGGCGGCAAGGCTGGCCTGTTCGGCGGCGCCGGGGTGGGCAAGACCGTGCTGCTCACCGAGATGATCCACAACATGGTCGGCCACCATGAAGGCGTGAGTATCTTTTGCGGCATCGGCGAACGCTGCCGCGAAGGCGAGGAGCTTTACCGCGACATGAAAGAGGCAGGTGTGCTGCCCAACATGGTGATGGTGTTCGGCCAGATGAACGAACCGCCGGGCAGCCGCTTCCGCGTCGGTCATGCCGCCTTGACCATGGCGGAATATTTCCGCGACGACGAGCACCGCGATGTGCTGCTGCTGATCGACAACATCTTCCGCTTCATCCAGGCCGGCTCGGAGATATCCGGCCTGATGGGACAGATGCCGTCGCGCCTCGGTTACCAGCCGACCATGGGCACCGAGTTGTCCGGATTGGAAGAGCGTATCGCCAACACCGACACCGGTGCGATCACCTCTATCCAGGCGGTGTACGTACCCGCTGACGATTTCACCGACCCGGCCGCGGTACATACTTTTTCGCACCTGTCCGCTTCCATTGTGCTGTCGCGCAAGCGTGCGAGCGAGGGGCTCTATCCGGCCATCGACCCGCTGCAGTCCGGTTCCAAGATGGCCACTCCCGGTATCGTCGGCGAGCGCCACTATGCGCTGGCGCAGGAAATCAGGAATACGCTCGCGCAATACGATGACCTGAAGGACATCATCGCGATGCTCGGTCTGGAACAATTGTCCGCGACCGACCGCGCTGTGGTTGCGCGCGCACGCCGGCTTGAGCGCTTCCTCACCCAGCCGTTCTATACCACCGAGCAGTTCAGCGGCATCAAGGGCAAGCTCGTCAGCCTCAAGGATGCGCTTGATGGCTGCGAGCGCATCCTGCGCGACGAGTTCAAGGATGTGCCCGAGGGCGCACTGTACATGATCGGGAGTGTCGACGAAGCCTTGCAGAAGGTCGAAGCTGACCAGCCTCTATCCGCAGCTGGCAAGCAGCCGGTGGTCGCGACATGA
- a CDS encoding F0F1 ATP synthase subunit epsilon has translation MRLKILLPYQVYAEIDDVSRIVVETPQGSFGLLPRRLDCVAALEPGILTYETKAQGEVYIAVDEGILVKAGADVLVSVRNAIGGTDLGTLRDAVARDFVNLDENERQVRAVLARLESGFVRHFTEYHRG, from the coding sequence ATGAGACTCAAGATCCTGTTGCCGTACCAGGTCTACGCCGAGATCGACGACGTAAGCCGCATCGTCGTGGAGACGCCGCAGGGTTCGTTCGGCTTGTTGCCGCGCCGGCTCGATTGCGTGGCGGCACTGGAACCCGGGATACTGACCTATGAAACGAAGGCGCAGGGCGAGGTTTACATCGCGGTAGACGAAGGCATACTGGTCAAGGCGGGCGCGGACGTGCTGGTCTCGGTGCGCAACGCGATCGGCGGGACGGACCTCGGCACGCTGCGCGACGCGGTCGCACGGGATTTCGTCAATCTCGACGAGAACGAGCGGCAAGTTCGCGCTGTGCTGGCAAGGCTGGAGAGCGGATTTGTCCGCCATTTCACGGAGTATCATCGTGGCTGA
- a CDS encoding ATP synthase subunit I has protein sequence MTEVLQMALVPIAGMLLGALFFGGLWWTVRKGLSAGQPALWFGASLLLRTAIVLAGFYFVGGPDWRRLLLCLLGFIIARSIVTRWTAKRTPGETVHAP, from the coding sequence ATGACTGAAGTGTTGCAAATGGCGCTGGTACCGATCGCGGGCATGCTGCTCGGCGCGCTGTTCTTCGGCGGCCTGTGGTGGACGGTGCGTAAGGGACTCTCGGCCGGACAGCCCGCGCTGTGGTTCGGCGCCAGCTTGCTGTTGCGCACCGCCATTGTGCTGGCAGGATTTTATTTTGTCGGGGGGCCGGACTGGCGGCGACTGCTGTTGTGCCTGCTCGGTTTCATCATCGCGCGTTCGATCGTGACCCGTTGGACTGCGAAACGGACACCGGGGGAGACAGTCCATGCACCTTAG
- a CDS encoding AtpZ/AtpI family protein, producing the protein MADKPERETAFARQVGAKETRKLRAQRKVTRTVWSGLGMMGLVGWSVSVPTLLGAALGVWLDNRYPANHSWMLTLLLTGLGIGCLNAWHWIAKEDNEIRREHEDDGSGGDD; encoded by the coding sequence GTGGCTGACAAGCCGGAACGCGAGACTGCTTTCGCGCGCCAGGTCGGCGCGAAGGAAACGCGCAAGCTCAGGGCACAGCGCAAAGTCACGCGGACGGTGTGGTCGGGTCTCGGCATGATGGGCCTGGTGGGCTGGTCGGTGTCCGTGCCGACACTGCTCGGCGCCGCATTGGGTGTCTGGCTGGACAACCGCTACCCGGCAAACCATTCGTGGATGCTGACGCTGCTGCTTACCGGCCTCGGCATCGGTTGCCTGAACGCCTGGCACTGGATTGCTAAAGAGGATAACGAGATACGCCGGGAGCACGAAGATGATGGGAGCGGCGGAGATGACTGA
- a CDS encoding DUF1840 domain-containing protein, producing MLVTFSTDNYPNITLFGDDALAMLKMMGHSATVPGSIRAEDVSHALNLLTSSLAADKALPKVAAKNDEEPVVSAAHRGMPLVELLTAAVKANDYVMWNESTFIK from the coding sequence ATGCTGGTGACATTCTCAACCGATAACTATCCCAATATCACCCTGTTTGGGGATGACGCGCTTGCCATGCTTAAAATGATGGGTCACAGCGCAACCGTGCCCGGTTCCATCCGGGCGGAAGACGTTTCGCATGCGCTGAATCTGTTGACCAGTTCCTTGGCTGCGGACAAGGCACTTCCGAAAGTGGCCGCCAAAAATGACGAGGAACCGGTGGTGAGCGCAGCCCATCGCGGGATGCCCCTGGTCGAGCTGCTGACTGCGGCAGTCAAAGCGAACGACTATGTGATGTGGAACGAATCGACGTTCATAAAGTAA
- a CDS encoding DnaJ C-terminal domain-containing protein, with amino-acid sequence MEYKDYYKIMGVARDATQDEIKRAYRLLARKYHPDVSKEPDAEARFKEVGEANEVLKDPEKRAAYDKLGADWKAGQDFRPPPDWNTGFEFSGGGFTDGDAAQFSDFFESLYGQGFGAGSGRRAQPHAKGEDHHARVMIDLEDAYTGAVRTITLQVPEVDAQGRVAMRERKLNVTIPRGIRAGQHIRLAGQGAPGSGQGKSGDLFLEIEFRPHPYYRVEKHDVYLDLPVAPWEAALGAALNVPTPGGVVEIKIPAGAATGNKLRLKGRGIPSSTPGDFYAVLKIALPPADDEAAKEVYRNMAGQFKSFNPRSKLGV; translated from the coding sequence ATGGAATACAAGGACTATTACAAGATCATGGGGGTTGCGCGCGACGCTACCCAGGATGAGATCAAGCGCGCATATCGTCTGCTGGCGCGCAAATATCACCCGGATGTCAGCAAAGAGCCCGATGCCGAAGCCCGTTTCAAGGAAGTCGGCGAAGCCAATGAAGTACTCAAGGATCCCGAAAAGCGTGCAGCCTACGACAAGCTGGGCGCCGACTGGAAAGCGGGCCAGGATTTCCGTCCGCCTCCCGATTGGAATACCGGCTTTGAATTTTCCGGCGGAGGCTTTACCGACGGCGACGCGGCGCAATTCAGCGACTTTTTTGAATCGCTCTATGGGCAAGGCTTTGGCGCGGGAAGCGGCCGCCGTGCGCAACCCCATGCAAAAGGCGAAGACCATCACGCCAGAGTGATGATCGATCTGGAAGATGCCTACACCGGTGCAGTCCGCACCATCACACTGCAAGTCCCCGAAGTCGACGCGCAGGGGCGTGTGGCGATGCGCGAACGCAAGCTCAACGTGACCATACCGCGCGGCATCCGTGCCGGGCAGCATATCCGCCTGGCGGGGCAGGGTGCGCCAGGTTCCGGGCAAGGCAAGTCGGGTGACCTGTTCCTGGAAATCGAGTTCCGTCCGCACCCCTACTATCGAGTCGAGAAACACGATGTGTATCTCGACCTGCCCGTTGCTCCCTGGGAGGCGGCTTTGGGCGCGGCCTTGAATGTGCCCACTCCGGGCGGTGTCGTCGAGATCAAGATTCCGGCCGGTGCTGCCACTGGAAACAAACTGAGACTTAAAGGCCGCGGCATTCCGTCGAGTACGCCGGGTGATTTTTACGCTGTGCTGAAGATCGCCCTGCCGCCTGCCGACGATGAAGCGGCCAAAGAGGTATACCGCAACATGGCCGGGCAGTTCAAATCCTTCAACCCGCGCAGCAAGCTGGGAGTGTGA